Within Nasonia vitripennis strain AsymCx unplaced genomic scaffold, Nvit_psr_1.1 unplaced0251, whole genome shotgun sequence, the genomic segment gatttcacattcataaattCGCCATTTATATGCACATTTATGATCAAcacattttcaaataatttttttttacaaaaatcataCATAAATTTTGTATGTCCTGTATGAGCGTCGACACGATTTTGTAATtgtaaaaagtttataaattaaaataattatatagaCTTTATAATCcttgctatatatatatatatatatatatatatatatatatatatatgtgtgtgtgtgtgtgtatatatatcatattatatatagcaagaatatatatatatatatatatatatatatatatatatatataatatttatataatacaacAACGAACTTGTTTTTAAATGTCCTTTGCGCCGTTTTTCACGAAGGTTCTGACGTCAAAGGAGAGTATAAAATGAACTGCGCATGCGCCTGCCGCTGAGTAAAGCCAAATTTTACCGCGCAAGTTTGAATagtataattttgttttagaaaaaattaataaatttattttttactatcgaataatttgtaaattatttataagttGTTGATGCTGAGCGAGTTAACGCAACTCATTCGGatgatatgaaaaaattattttgtaattgtaaaattttttttttttagcttataaataattatttggtaGTAAAAAAAcgtattgattaattttttttatacatcaattacactatttaaattgatgaatgctaaaatgatgaaaatttatatttaaagccTATAGCAAAGCTTATGAATTGCTTGGAGCAttcctaaaaaaatcacaacaAACGACAACAAACTACTATTGGTTTAGACATTGATcgcatcgcgcatataatcgtatagcaatgtatgtatatatacgcatatatacTATGGCATGCATATTATAATCGCGTCTTCcgagtagcagacgaatgTAGGTAAAGTGGATTAACTATTGTAACCACTGGTGTAGAATACCTAATATacaacttgcaatattaagttaataacttaatatttttggatgaACCTTTTATACATGAAAGATTAGgataatatattcaagtagataccaacagactgcgcatacgcgcaataataatgattaaaatgcaatcgagattttttaaggttaggaacacctaatttcaaagtatatagagTCGCGCCATCGACATATGGtacttcgtactttttcttgctTGCTTGATATGACTCAGTAGAATAATAATTAGAGTAGTATAAATGAGAGCAGGGAGCAAGAGGAGAGGAAATTTCGCCAATGCAAAAGatttagataaaaataaaacagtgtCGATGAATACAATTTATGATGACGTAAAAACAGTTTTAAATACAATAACTAAAGAATATGAGGTCAGTAAAGACACTGAGGTGGaaataataaacgaaaataGTAAAGATGAAAACAAGccagaaaattttagaaaatttttggaaactaataataagaatattgaaaattttatatagaATATTAACATAGGATATCAAGAGGAGCAAAACTTAAAAAAGATCAATGCCGAAGCAAAAGACTGTCATTTCAAGGAGATATTAACAACAATGAAGGAGACTGGAGAAAAATTGCTAAAGGTgaagaaaaattgattattcaagGAAAAGATTATCAATTCTAGGTCAatgtcaggtcgcagtaagctAATGAACAATAGTCTatgatcggaaataggagtgcttgcccAAGATGTTAGCGCAGCTTAAGGCTAGTGCTCGTCCGAAAGAAGTAAAGTTGATACATCAAAGAGTAAGCACGGTTATAGATTtatgtaacgtgctctttccacgtaagttcgGAGGTAAGCATTaaccccagattgcgcacAGATTATTCATAGtcgacctgggctccccctatgttAATGGAAGTGTTAGCAACATAGGTAAGGCATTTATGTAGTGAGAagagcccaggacgattgcctAAGTCTTAAGGACGTTAAATTTGAGATGGTTTTGAGCAACCCAGCCCATTATTCTTTCAGCCTTAGCACTCGTCCTGACAGAACAAGAATCAAGCTCCTCTAGATGGCATTGGCTATATATttgcaggtcatccgcatagattagatggcacacatctgaatctagaCAGAAACCAATATCACTGATGTACAACGCAAACAACAAAGGACCCAAAACTGATCTCagtgggacaccggtgtttaatGGTAGAAAGGTAGAGAGTttgttgttgtcaccaatgacgacCTGTTCTCTTCCCTTGAGATCAGATGCAAGctagcggataacctgcttagggaagccgaaagaggatagcttttTGAGTaacctgacgtgacacacagtatcaaacgccttgctaaaatcaaatagaagtagaTGAGTGACCTTTTTATctattccaagcctgacatcatcaatCATGttaattaagccggactgtatgctgtggccagtgcaaACGCCTGTTTGAAAGTTGTCAAGGTAAAGTCTTATTTCAAGATACTCAGAaacttgcctgtgcaccagccactccagcgccggCTTGGATAGAAAACAGAGTAAtgagatcggacggtagtcagtcaaaGCTGTTGAAGAGCTTACTTTGTTTAGTGCTCATACAAGCGACGACTTCCAGGCAGATGGAAAGCGTGCCTCACTCAGAAAcaggttaaaaatttgacttagtagcaaagcgagtattggcagtgctttggagattacaacctgtcggatgccatcgcttcccctggcctgggtgttaAAGTGCAATACAGCAGCCGACACTTCAGACTCTGTGATTGCCCTGAAGCTGAAATGTTCAGGGAGGTTATGACTCTCTAGGGTTCGCAAATACTCATCAACCGAACTCAAAAGGGAAACGAGTGGACAACAAGAGCCTgttcatctcaatgtgacccgtaagagAGTTCGCGTTGAAATGACACACTCTCAGACCCTCAGGCAGAGACGCTTTATAAacagatgtgtgtgtgtgtgtgtgtgtgtctgtgtgtgtgtgtgtgctagATGATTTAGATGATGGTTTTGGTGGGATGATAGGTGTGTATTTCAGTGTATACGGTGTTCATGTTAGCGACAGAGCCAGAGACTCGGTAATCTCGAAGCCAGATGGAGTGCTAGTCGAGTAGGAGAGAATTGACCGACCTGAGATTGATGATGGAGATGTTGTTTGTGTTCCGTCGATTCAATGGATGGCGCTACGTGGATCACTTTGATCAGACGCCGTgcagagaagaagaaaaccgCGCAAATTTGTATGTTAGGTTTCAGAGAAAGATGTTGGAGCAGAGAAAACAGCTTTCAAAAAATTGCAGCCTCCAGTGACTTATATATCACGTTAAAGGTTGCAAAAAGGCACATGCAACTTGTGCGAGTTCCCGAAAAGTCGAGATTCCCGTTCGAAAAACTCGACGAGTTTAAGTCGAGTCTCGAGTCGAGTCTTTAATCGAGTTTTTCGAGCTGTTCGTAAAATTCAAGTAACTTGAAAGACTCGAGTATGGGTGTATTCACAGTAACGGGACTCCAAGCGTAATACTCGCATGCACCCTGGGTCCTCGAATATCGCGATGTAATGTGAAGGTCAACCCCACGCTGTTACAGATGTATATTTGCAAAAACTTTATCGCGTGTGCATGGACCATCGGTGTGCGCACTAGTGCGTATACAGACTCATCGACACTAGTACTAATGAATGAACAAAACTTCTGGACTGCACGTACTCCCGTAGCGGAACGCTCGGGCAACAGCGGACCGCACGTGCTCATCACTGATGAGCAGGGGAAATGCTCGGACTGTTGCGACCACACGTGCTTTACATGATGCGCGGGAGAAATCTAGGGACCCGGGATTTTTGTACAGCATGCGCGTTTTGCCGGCGCTCGGCAAAAGAAGGCTTTGTGAATGTGTGTGCAATGAAGCAATTGTTCACTAGGAGCTATAAGTACTATCATCCTCGTGGAGTCTGGACTTGGCATCATGATACCAATTACAATTATAATCgctaagtataaaaaaaaaaatattttttttaggctagaatagtatttttttttgttattctaatcaattattttaaagtgTCATCTATCACATTTagatgcatatatatatatatatatatatatatatatatatatatatatatatatatatatatatatatatatatatatatatatatatatatatgcatctAAATGTGATagatgtatatacacacacatatatatacatatatatacatatatattctTCCAcgctttttaatatttatatttcaagtagttttgaatcaacttttattttaatcaattaataattgtaacaGGTTTCTTGCATTATGCAAGGTCAAGAGGtgtaaaatttattcaaacccTCAGTGTACAAGCTTTCAAGTCGTCAGCTAGGAGCAACTCTGGAGCCTGTAAGTGCAGGCAGATCTTCACATCAGGCTGTATGTGCATCTTAgtgaaaatttgtatttacatTGTGTTTCTgtgtttcatttttttcgtcTTATCTCTCAGCCTCTATGTTTTACAAAAACTCAATAATGCACTTTCTTAGTCACGCTTCCTGTTTATACGCAGCCATGTTCCTACTATCCtactttataaatattttcttcttccttGGATGGtaatattacttttattttccgaGCCCATAATGTGGTACGCTGATGGAGGTCAACCTGGTGAATCTTCCTCTGCTGGTCTGTTTGCTGGTTGTGTTCTGATGACATCTGTAGCTGACCCTTCGTTGATGTTGTTGTATCGATACTcagatttttaaagatgtgCCAGAATCGTAAGAGTTAATAACtatttattgaataaaatttatcaatgGGCCATTACTCAATCAATTAAATACACTCTTTTATGCAGGTCAGGAAGTGAAGCATTGCAGGATTAAAACTACAAGGGATTGCAACTGCAAAACTGGTCAGCTGATGTACAAGGACTTCCTCATACTCTTCCAAGCAACGCAATACTGAACTCTGAAGACTAAGTGCTACGGTTGTAAGAGAAGACAAGCTTAGAGAAGAAGTAGAATGTGAGGGGATAGAGAAGCTTGCAATAAAATCAGCTGTACAAGTGACTGTACAACTAATAGATGCTCCTTGAACGGTGATTTAAGAAATCATACTATCAAACCCAAATGCCGGATCTCAATCTCAAGGATAATTCAAGAACGAAAAGAGTTAATGAAAACTCATGTAGTGGAAAGTTTTGTGTAGTGTTCCATGGCATCCGTGCAAAATTTCAGAGCTCTTGCTCAAAAACCTTGGTAATGACAATAACTTGTTTATCAAACCAGATGTGGACACCGGTAGACTGTTTTATCCTTTCATTTCCATAGTTTTTGAGCAAGAGttctgaaattttgcatgagTGCTTTAGAATACCCGACAAACCTTCTATTCACATCAGTTTTCGTTAACTCTTCTCCATTTAGATTATGCCTGaagataaggaaatgtatttttatgttataGTATTTATACGCCAGTTTTACAATGACGTGGGACGTTAAGGACGAGGAACGGCTCATAACAGCCGTCTTGGAGCGACCTGCGCTGTGGGATAAGACTCACAGTCAGTGCTCAAACAACTATTACTTGGCTAAAATGtgggatgaaataaatcaagCTTTTAATATGGAATCTAGttagtatattttaataatataaaattgaacTTATTAAAAGTaatctttttattaattgttCTTTACCCTTTCAGAAGACAAAGTCAGGAATAAGTGGCGAAGCATTGTAACAACGCttaagaaagaagaaaataaattaaaatctttgaGATCAGGGGCTTGTGCCAATGATTTAATAAAGAGCACGTGGCATCATTTTAAAGCCATGCAGTTTATTCATGGTCCCACAACTAGAGAATCGACTGGAAACATCACCCATTACAATTCATTGAAGGATAATCAACAGCCATCTACCAGCAAACTAGGTGATCCCACTGAGCAACATCAGAGAAGTGACGAATCACAATCACCCTTTGCAAGATATCCTACCGCAATAGTGCCCATTGCTTCTACTGAGGCAATACCAGTAGCCACTACAATCGATGATGCTGATTGTTACTATTTTTCAAGCTTAATGCCGCACATAAGTAAAATTAAGgacaaaaaaagtaaaatgagGTTTCGAATGGATGCCATGTATCTTCTATTAAAGTTTCTCGAGGAAGAGGAGAAGAAACCATCAATTAAGCAGGAATTGAATGAAAATATCGATTATTCAGATGATGAtggtaaatttatttatttattgaattattttatttataatttacgTAACAATAAGCTAACtaaatgtattatattttcagaTATACAAGTTGTTGATTTCTATTTTACGAAACctccaaataaaaaagtaaaggTAGAACCTGCACTTATTGAAAAACACCCGAAAAAAGAACCAGATGTTGAATATTCCGAAGAATTCAAAGAATACATCGTTAATCATATGGCAAAAATAAAGAGGAATCAACAAAAAGAACCAGAACAGGAGGAAGAACAAAAAACTAATagaaacttttatttattttgtttaaacagTTTAGTTCTACAAATTTCACAATTTGGTACTCGTAAACTTGCATGCCTATTATTGCTTATCGTAGAAgctaatctttaatctcattGTCGTTAAAAGTAATCATTATAACACAGTTTTTGATGtagtgtatg encodes:
- the LOC103317379 gene encoding uncharacterized protein LOC103317379, whose protein sequence is MTWDVKDEERLITAVLERPALWDKTHSQCSNNYYLAKMWDEINQAFNMESKDKVRNKWRSIVTTLKKEENKLKSLRSGACANDLIKSTWHHFKAMQFIHGPTTRESTGNITHYNSLKDNQQPSTSKLGDPTEQHQRSDESQSPFARYPTAIVPIASTEAIPVATTIDDADCYYFSSLMPHISKIKDKKSKMRFRMDAMYLLLKFLEEEEKKPSIKQELNENIDYSDDDDIQVVDFYFTKPPNKKVKVEPALIEKHPKKEPDVEYSEEFKEYIVNHMAKIKRNQQKEPEQEEEQKTNRNFYLFCLNSLVLQISQFGTRKLACLLLLIVEANL